Proteins encoded by one window of Acinonyx jubatus isolate Ajub_Pintada_27869175 chromosome X, VMU_Ajub_asm_v1.0, whole genome shotgun sequence:
- the DUSP9 gene encoding dual specificity protein phosphatase 9 isoform X1, with protein sequence MRGGLHVSAPWRPGAGDASSRRAPAPLSAAPAGGRAGSREPMEGLGRSCLWLRRELSPPRPRLLLLDCRSRELYESARIGGALSVALPALLLRRLRRGALSVRALLPGPPLQPPPPAPVLLYDQGGGRHRRGEADADEWEADSVLGTLLQKLREEGYLAYYLQGGFSRFQAECPHLCETSLSSQGGPSTAPVPSPVVGLGGLCLGSDYSDAESEPDRDSMSCGLDSEGATPPPGGLLPSFPVQILPNLYLGSARDSANVESLAKLGIRYILNVTPNLPNVFEKNGEFHYKQIPISDHWSQNLSQFFPEAIAFIDEALSQNCGVLVHCLAGVSRSVTVTVAYLMQKRHLSLNDAYDLVKRKKSNISPNFNFMGQLLDFERSLRLEERRARERSSGGQESAASDPPSFFTTPTSDGVFELDPT encoded by the exons ATGCGGGGTGGGCTTCACGTCTCGGCCCCTTGGCGGCCGGGCGCGGGGGATGCGAGCTCACGCCGCGCGCCTGCCCCTCTCTCCGCAGCGCCGGCGGGCGGACGGGCCGGGAGCCGCGAGCCCATGGAGGGTCTGGGCCGTTCGTGCCTGTGGCTGCGGCGGGAGCTGTCGCCCCCGCGGCCTCGGCTGCTGCTCCTCGACTGCAGAAGCCGCGAGCTGTACGAGTCGGCGCGCATCGGCGGGGCGCTGAGCGTGGCCCTGCCCGCGCTGCTGCTGCGCCGCCTGCGGCGGGGGGCCCTGTCGGTTCGCGCGCTGCTGCCCGGGCCGCCGCTGcagccgcccccgcccgccccggtGCTCCTGTACGACCAGGGCGGGGGCCGGCACCGGCGCGGGGAGGCGGACGCCGACGAGTGGGAGGCCGACTCGGTGCTCGGCACCCTGCTGCAGAAGCTGCGCGAGGAAGGCTACCTGGCATACTACCTCCAGG gtgGCTTCAGCAGATTCCAGGCAGAGTGCCCCCACCTGTGTGAGACCAGCCTCAGCAGCCAGGGTGGCCCAAGCACAGCCCCAGTGCCCAGCCCAGTGGTGGGGCTGGGCGGCCTGTGCCTGGGCTCGGACTACTCTGATGCGGAATCTGAGCCTGACCGCGACTCCATGAGCTGTGGCCTGGATTCAGAGGGTGCCACGCCGCCCCCAGGGGGGCTGCTGCCATCCTTCCCTGTCCAGATCCTGCCCAACCTCTACCTGGGCAGTGCCCGGGATTCGGCCAACGTGGAGAGCTTGGCCAAGCTGGGCATCCGCTACATCCTCAACGTCACCCCCAACCTGCCTAACGTCTTCGAGAAGAACGGCGAGTTTCACTACAAACAGATCCCCATCTCCGACCACTGGAGCCAGAACCTGTCCCAGTTCTTTCCTGAGGCCATCGCGTTCATTG ATGAGGCCTTGTCGCAGAACTGCGGGGTGCTCGTTCACTGCCTGGCAGGCGTCAGCCGCTCTGTCACCGTCACTGTGGCCTACCTCATGCAGAAGCGCCACCTCTCACTCAACGATGCCTACGACCTGGTCAAGAGGAAGAAGTCTAATATCTCACCCAACTTCAACTTCATGGGGCAGCTGCTAGACTTCGAGCGGAGCCTGCGGCTGGAGGAGAGGCGTGCCCGTGAACGCAGCAGCGGGGGGCAGGAGTCGGCCGCCTCCGACCCACCGTCCTTCTTCACCACCCCCACCAGTGATGGTGTCTTTGAGCTGGACCCCACATAG
- the DUSP9 gene encoding dual specificity protein phosphatase 9 isoform X2, with translation MEGLGRSCLWLRRELSPPRPRLLLLDCRSRELYESARIGGALSVALPALLLRRLRRGALSVRALLPGPPLQPPPPAPVLLYDQGGGRHRRGEADADEWEADSVLGTLLQKLREEGYLAYYLQGGFSRFQAECPHLCETSLSSQGGPSTAPVPSPVVGLGGLCLGSDYSDAESEPDRDSMSCGLDSEGATPPPGGLLPSFPVQILPNLYLGSARDSANVESLAKLGIRYILNVTPNLPNVFEKNGEFHYKQIPISDHWSQNLSQFFPEAIAFIDEALSQNCGVLVHCLAGVSRSVTVTVAYLMQKRHLSLNDAYDLVKRKKSNISPNFNFMGQLLDFERSLRLEERRARERSSGGQESAASDPPSFFTTPTSDGVFELDPT, from the exons ATGGAGGGTCTGGGCCGTTCGTGCCTGTGGCTGCGGCGGGAGCTGTCGCCCCCGCGGCCTCGGCTGCTGCTCCTCGACTGCAGAAGCCGCGAGCTGTACGAGTCGGCGCGCATCGGCGGGGCGCTGAGCGTGGCCCTGCCCGCGCTGCTGCTGCGCCGCCTGCGGCGGGGGGCCCTGTCGGTTCGCGCGCTGCTGCCCGGGCCGCCGCTGcagccgcccccgcccgccccggtGCTCCTGTACGACCAGGGCGGGGGCCGGCACCGGCGCGGGGAGGCGGACGCCGACGAGTGGGAGGCCGACTCGGTGCTCGGCACCCTGCTGCAGAAGCTGCGCGAGGAAGGCTACCTGGCATACTACCTCCAGG gtgGCTTCAGCAGATTCCAGGCAGAGTGCCCCCACCTGTGTGAGACCAGCCTCAGCAGCCAGGGTGGCCCAAGCACAGCCCCAGTGCCCAGCCCAGTGGTGGGGCTGGGCGGCCTGTGCCTGGGCTCGGACTACTCTGATGCGGAATCTGAGCCTGACCGCGACTCCATGAGCTGTGGCCTGGATTCAGAGGGTGCCACGCCGCCCCCAGGGGGGCTGCTGCCATCCTTCCCTGTCCAGATCCTGCCCAACCTCTACCTGGGCAGTGCCCGGGATTCGGCCAACGTGGAGAGCTTGGCCAAGCTGGGCATCCGCTACATCCTCAACGTCACCCCCAACCTGCCTAACGTCTTCGAGAAGAACGGCGAGTTTCACTACAAACAGATCCCCATCTCCGACCACTGGAGCCAGAACCTGTCCCAGTTCTTTCCTGAGGCCATCGCGTTCATTG ATGAGGCCTTGTCGCAGAACTGCGGGGTGCTCGTTCACTGCCTGGCAGGCGTCAGCCGCTCTGTCACCGTCACTGTGGCCTACCTCATGCAGAAGCGCCACCTCTCACTCAACGATGCCTACGACCTGGTCAAGAGGAAGAAGTCTAATATCTCACCCAACTTCAACTTCATGGGGCAGCTGCTAGACTTCGAGCGGAGCCTGCGGCTGGAGGAGAGGCGTGCCCGTGAACGCAGCAGCGGGGGGCAGGAGTCGGCCGCCTCCGACCCACCGTCCTTCTTCACCACCCCCACCAGTGATGGTGTCTTTGAGCTGGACCCCACATAG